The Palleronia sp. THAF1 genome window below encodes:
- a CDS encoding Mrp/NBP35 family ATP-binding protein produces MSLTQQDIEATLAGISDPAGGNIVSAGRVKALTIEGDAVRFVLEVPGEMAKAFERIRAEAESRVKMLGAATVSVVMTAHSEKAPPDLGGKKKAAAPAPAQKIAGVDRIVAVASGKGGVGKSTVSANLACALAAEGRRVGLLDADVYGPSQPRMLGVTGRPASPDGKTIIPMRNHGVTMMSIGLMVGEGQAVVWRGPMLMGALQQMLLQVQWGALDVLIVDLPPGTGDVTLTLAQKAQLDGAIVVSTPQDIALLDARKGLDMFAQLKTPIYGMIENMSTHICSNCGHEEHIFGHGGVAAEAEKLGVPLLGEIPLHLDIRTAADGGAPIVVSKPDSPQAQSFRTIARGMIERGEA; encoded by the coding sequence ATGAGCCTGACGCAACAGGACATCGAAGCCACGCTTGCGGGCATTTCCGATCCGGCGGGCGGCAACATCGTCTCGGCGGGACGCGTTAAAGCGCTGACGATCGAGGGTGACGCCGTGCGCTTCGTGCTGGAAGTGCCGGGTGAGATGGCCAAGGCCTTCGAGCGTATCCGGGCAGAGGCCGAATCCCGCGTGAAGATGCTGGGCGCGGCGACCGTCTCGGTCGTGATGACGGCGCATTCGGAAAAGGCCCCGCCCGATCTGGGCGGTAAGAAGAAGGCGGCAGCCCCGGCGCCCGCGCAAAAGATCGCAGGCGTCGACCGTATCGTGGCAGTTGCGTCCGGTAAGGGCGGTGTCGGCAAATCCACCGTGTCTGCGAACCTCGCCTGTGCGCTGGCCGCCGAGGGTCGCCGCGTCGGCCTGCTGGATGCGGACGTCTACGGCCCCTCGCAACCCCGAATGCTGGGCGTCACCGGCCGCCCCGCCAGCCCCGACGGCAAGACCATTATCCCCATGCGCAACCACGGCGTCACGATGATGTCGATCGGACTTATGGTCGGCGAAGGGCAGGCGGTTGTCTGGCGCGGACCGATGCTGATGGGCGCTCTGCAGCAGATGCTGTTGCAGGTGCAGTGGGGCGCGCTGGACGTGCTGATCGTGGACCTGCCCCCCGGCACCGGCGATGTCACACTGACGCTGGCGCAGAAGGCGCAGCTTGACGGCGCCATCGTTGTGTCGACCCCGCAAGACATCGCCTTGCTGGACGCCCGCAAGGGTCTGGACATGTTCGCCCAACTCAAGACGCCGATCTATGGCATGATCGAGAACATGAGCACGCACATATGCTCGAACTGCGGCCACGAAGAGCACATCTTCGGCCATGGCGGCGTCGCGGCGGAGGCCGAGAAACTGGGCGTGCCCTTGCTTGGGGAGATCCCGCTGCACCTGGACATCCGCACCGCTGCCGACGGGGGCGCGCCCATCGTGGTGTCCAAGCCCGACAGCCCGCAGGCGCAATCCTTCCGCACCATCGCGCGGGGCATGATCGAACGCGGGGAAGCCTGA
- a CDS encoding DUF6494 family protein translates to MSDDFNMSMRKFLKQVGVTSQQQIEEAMRKAGPETAGKSYEAKVVLTIPELGLEHEITGTIKGQGTE, encoded by the coding sequence ATGAGCGACGACTTCAACATGTCGATGCGCAAGTTTCTGAAGCAGGTCGGCGTGACCTCTCAGCAGCAGATCGAAGAGGCCATGCGCAAGGCCGGACCCGAGACCGCCGGCAAGAGCTACGAGGCCAAGGTCGTGCTAACGATCCCCGAACTGGGCCTGGAGCATGAGATCACCGGCACCATCAAGGGTCAGGGGACGGAATGA
- a CDS encoding transglutaminase-like domain-containing protein — protein sequence MLRRHVLQAALALTATTALPRVALAAFSPSPQGWREFAVTTEITVPRNADQTAQVWVPLPSVDAGNWSRAGEVEIGGNADTTQIRTDPVYGARFLQATWAAGSEPARLTVTAQASAQDRDGPTPADLSAEDRAFWTASTDLIPTDGIVAETAAFIVGDETDPMAKARLVYDWVVENSARNPETRGCGLGDIASMLHMGDLTGKCADLNALYVGLARAADLPARDVYGLRVAPSRFGYKSLGAGSEIVTGAQHCRAEVFIDGAGWMAVDPADVRKVMLQGAPDGLPLSHPKVQDAREGLFGSWEGNWIAYNFAHDVALPGSDGPVLPFLMYPQAEVDGIRRDPLEPDYFAYTITAQELTAS from the coding sequence ATGCTCAGAAGACACGTCCTGCAAGCCGCCCTTGCCCTGACCGCCACCACCGCCCTGCCCCGCGTGGCTCTGGCTGCCTTTTCGCCCTCCCCTCAGGGGTGGCGCGAGTTTGCCGTGACGACAGAGATCACCGTGCCGCGCAACGCAGATCAGACGGCGCAGGTCTGGGTGCCGCTGCCATCCGTGGATGCAGGCAACTGGTCGCGCGCCGGAGAGGTCGAGATCGGCGGCAACGCCGACACGACACAGATTCGCACCGATCCTGTCTACGGCGCGCGTTTCCTTCAAGCGACATGGGCCGCCGGCAGCGAACCGGCCCGCCTGACCGTGACCGCCCAAGCCTCTGCACAGGATCGCGATGGCCCGACGCCTGCGGACCTGAGCGCCGAGGATCGCGCGTTCTGGACTGCATCCACCGATCTGATCCCGACGGACGGTATCGTGGCCGAGACCGCCGCCTTTATCGTCGGCGATGAGACAGACCCGATGGCAAAGGCGCGGCTGGTCTACGATTGGGTCGTCGAGAACTCTGCTCGCAATCCCGAAACGCGGGGCTGCGGGTTGGGCGATATCGCCTCGATGCTGCATATGGGCGACCTGACCGGTAAATGCGCTGATCTGAACGCCCTGTATGTCGGTCTTGCGCGCGCCGCCGACCTGCCCGCCCGCGATGTCTACGGCTTGCGCGTCGCGCCTTCGCGGTTCGGCTACAAAAGCCTTGGCGCCGGGTCCGAGATCGTCACCGGCGCGCAGCACTGCCGGGCCGAGGTCTTCATCGACGGCGCGGGCTGGATGGCTGTCGACCCCGCAGACGTGCGCAAGGTCATGCTGCAGGGCGCGCCTGACGGCCTGCCGCTGTCGCACCCAAAGGTGCAGGACGCCCGCGAGGGGCTGTTTGGAAGCTGGGAGGGCAACTGGATTGCCTACAACTTTGCCCATGACGTGGCGCTGCCGGGATCGGATGGGCCGGTTCTGCCGTTCCTGATGTACCCGCAGGCCGAAGTGGATGGGATACGGCGCGATCCGCTGGAGCCCGATTACTTCGCCTACACCATCACCGCGCAGGAACTGACTGCGTCATAA
- a CDS encoding tyrosine recombinase XerC, whose protein sequence is MISAGLADLVARWLDHLRGVDGAATATLDAYRTDVTSFLAFQTAHLGEETGAALLARITLSDMRSWMASERSGGLSPRSLARKLSSVKGFAGWLAEREGVDPTAILAARSPKYTRKLPRPLSVDAASEMIGIAETDATEPWVAARDTAVLTLLWGCGLRISEALGLDAASAPLPDTLRIIGKGGKERIVPVLPAARAAVERYRELAPHPLPPGTKLFRGVLGGPLNPRLVARRVESARLQLGLPASATPHAFRHSFATHLLDAGGDLRAIQELLGHASLSTTQAYTGVDTARLLAIHEKAHPRG, encoded by the coding sequence GTGATCTCTGCGGGTCTTGCCGATCTTGTCGCGCGGTGGCTGGACCATCTGCGCGGCGTCGACGGCGCCGCGACCGCGACGCTGGACGCCTACCGCACCGATGTGACCAGCTTTCTGGCGTTTCAGACCGCACATCTAGGGGAAGAGACCGGCGCGGCGTTGCTGGCCCGCATCACCCTGTCGGACATGCGGTCTTGGATGGCGTCCGAGCGTAGCGGCGGCCTGTCGCCCCGGTCGCTGGCGCGCAAGCTGTCATCGGTCAAAGGCTTCGCGGGATGGCTGGCCGAACGCGAAGGCGTGGACCCCACCGCCATTCTTGCCGCCCGATCCCCGAAGTATACCCGCAAGCTGCCGCGCCCCCTGTCAGTCGATGCCGCGTCGGAAATGATCGGCATCGCAGAGACCGACGCGACAGAGCCGTGGGTCGCCGCCCGCGACACTGCGGTTCTGACGCTTCTATGGGGTTGCGGTTTGCGAATCTCCGAAGCGTTGGGCCTAGATGCCGCCAGCGCTCCCCTACCCGATACGCTGCGCATCATCGGTAAGGGCGGCAAGGAACGGATCGTGCCTGTCCTGCCCGCCGCCCGTGCAGCGGTCGAGCGTTACCGCGAACTTGCCCCGCATCCCCTGCCGCCCGGCACCAAGCTCTTTCGGGGCGTGCTCGGTGGCCCGCTGAACCCGCGCCTCGTCGCGCGCCGGGTCGAGAGCGCGCGCCTGCAACTGGGCCTGCCCGCCAGCGCCACGCCCCACGCCTTCCGTCACTCTTTCGCGACTCACCTTCTGGACGCGGGCGGTGATCTGCGCGCTATTCAAGAGTTGCTGGGCCACGCCTCGCTGTCCACGACACAAGCCTACACTGGCGTCGATACCGCCCGCTTGCTGGCCATCCACGAAAAGGCGCACCCGCGCGGCTAA
- a CDS encoding 4Fe-4S binding protein, whose product MSDTVLLCDCLGSQRLNRDGIADGSGRACSKVHTNLCGRELGIAADAMRAGPVTIACGQEAETFQTLAEDLGLDPVACVDLRDRAGWSDDPRDPTPKQAALLADAARPRPLPRVLEVDSHGTALVIGAGDVALDAAAALSETLAVTCLLTDGAPPPDTRAFDVIHGDIRTVTGALGQFRVGIDGLRQVIRGGRGPLEMGAPVDGAVSECDVIVDLSGETPLVPAPNKREGYFRADPGRPQAVADVVRIASHMTGTFEQPVFVDVTEHLCAHSRAMQVGCTRCLDACPTGAIVPDGDHVTVDPHICAGCGACSSLCPSGAISFDAPPVADTMARVAALASTYRKAGGTLPRLLVHDEAHGTELISLLARHGAGLPADVIPFAIPSLAAFGHAEALAARTAGFADVSLLLAPMSDRATLESEATLACAIDGPEAMRLIDIADPDDLPEALGAAPDSAPKPVLTLGSRRQVARLAAKALTDDGPRALPEGSPYGTLHLDPSACTLCLACVPLCPSGALSDNPDSPQLLFTEDACLQCGICATICPETAITLEPRMDTSDAALSPRVLHEEEPFACVECGQLFGTKSTIDRITEKLAGKNRMFENPRALRLIQMCDDCRVKSQMHEGMFAGAPKPVAKTSADYGQPADAVVLPERRKKKKRRD is encoded by the coding sequence ATGTCCGATACCGTCCTTCTGTGCGATTGCCTTGGCTCCCAGCGGTTGAACCGCGACGGGATCGCCGACGGATCGGGGCGCGCTTGTTCCAAGGTCCACACCAACCTGTGCGGGCGCGAGTTGGGCATTGCGGCCGACGCCATGCGTGCGGGGCCAGTCACCATCGCCTGCGGGCAAGAGGCCGAGACGTTTCAGACGCTGGCCGAGGATCTGGGCCTTGATCCCGTGGCTTGCGTCGATCTGCGCGACCGCGCGGGGTGGAGCGACGATCCCCGCGATCCGACGCCGAAGCAGGCAGCACTTCTGGCCGATGCGGCGCGCCCCAGACCCCTGCCCCGCGTGCTGGAGGTCGACAGCCACGGCACCGCGCTGGTGATCGGCGCGGGCGATGTCGCGCTGGATGCCGCCGCCGCCCTGTCCGAGACATTGGCCGTCACTTGTCTGCTGACCGATGGCGCCCCGCCCCCCGACACCCGTGCGTTCGACGTGATCCACGGCGACATTCGCACCGTCACCGGGGCGCTGGGCCAGTTCCGCGTCGGCATCGACGGGCTGCGTCAGGTCATCCGTGGCGGACGTGGACCGTTGGAGATGGGCGCACCCGTGGATGGTGCCGTTAGCGAATGCGACGTGATCGTGGACCTGTCGGGCGAAACACCGCTGGTGCCCGCGCCGAACAAGCGCGAAGGCTACTTCCGCGCCGATCCGGGCCGTCCGCAAGCGGTGGCCGACGTGGTGCGCATCGCGTCGCACATGACCGGCACCTTCGAGCAGCCGGTGTTCGTGGATGTGACCGAGCACCTCTGCGCCCACTCTCGCGCCATGCAGGTCGGCTGCACGCGCTGCCTAGACGCCTGCCCGACCGGCGCGATCGTGCCCGACGGCGACCACGTGACGGTCGATCCGCACATCTGTGCGGGCTGCGGGGCCTGTTCGTCGTTGTGCCCCTCTGGCGCGATCAGCTTCGACGCGCCGCCGGTGGCCGATACGATGGCGCGGGTGGCCGCCTTGGCGTCGACCTACCGCAAGGCCGGCGGCACGCTGCCCCGCCTGCTGGTCCACGACGAAGCGCACGGAACCGAACTGATTTCGCTGCTCGCCCGCCACGGCGCAGGCCTGCCCGCCGATGTGATCCCCTTCGCGATCCCCTCGCTCGCCGCCTTCGGCCATGCCGAAGCACTGGCCGCCCGAACCGCAGGCTTCGCTGACGTATCGTTGCTGCTGGCACCCATGTCCGACCGCGCAACTTTGGAATCCGAGGCCACGCTGGCCTGCGCCATCGACGGGCCAGAGGCGATGCGCCTGATCGACATCGCGGATCCCGATGATCTGCCCGAAGCCCTTGGCGCAGCACCCGACAGCGCGCCCAAGCCTGTGCTGACGTTGGGATCGCGGCGGCAGGTCGCGCGGCTGGCGGCCAAGGCGCTGACAGACGACGGCCCCCGCGCCCTGCCCGAAGGATCACCCTATGGCACGCTGCACCTTGATCCCAGCGCCTGCACGCTGTGTCTCGCCTGCGTGCCGCTGTGCCCGTCCGGCGCGCTGTCGGACAACCCCGATAGTCCGCAGCTTCTGTTCACCGAGGATGCGTGCCTGCAATGCGGCATCTGCGCGACGATATGCCCCGAAACGGCGATCACGCTGGAGCCTCGGATGGATACCTCCGACGCCGCCCTATCGCCCCGCGTTCTGCACGAAGAAGAGCCGTTCGCCTGCGTCGAATGCGGGCAGTTGTTCGGCACCAAGTCCACCATCGATCGGATCACCGAAAAGCTCGCGGGCAAGAATCGGATGTTCGAGAACCCCCGCGCCCTGCGCCTGATCCAGATGTGTGACGATTGCCGCGTCAAAAGCCAGATGCACGAAGGCATGTTCGCCGGTGCGCCGAAGCCGGTGGCCAAGACATCTGCCGACTACGGCCAGCCCGCCGATGCCGTGGTGCTGCCCGAACGGCGCAAGAAGAAGAAGCGCCGCGACTGA
- a CDS encoding DUF484 family protein — protein MSTHPLADARVRDSLLSDPDRILDDTELMHAIALAADGGRGENVVDMRGIAMERLEARLDRLEDTHRNVIAAAYENLAGTNMIHRAVLGLLEHDTFEGFVNSLRGPVADTLRVDGIKLVLETAGDRSTAHLGTLKEVLGLAEAGYVSLFAGLAKGGQPRKVTLRQIACGNPDIYGDVTACAIRSEACLTLDLGEGRLPGMLILGAEDPHQFGPGQGTDLLAFFAAVLERTLRRFLA, from the coding sequence ATGAGCACACATCCCCTGGCGGACGCCCGCGTCCGGGACAGCCTGCTGTCCGATCCCGATCGTATCCTCGACGACACCGAACTGATGCACGCCATCGCCTTGGCCGCCGATGGCGGGCGGGGCGAAAACGTCGTGGACATGCGCGGCATCGCCATGGAACGACTGGAAGCGCGGCTGGACCGGCTGGAGGACACGCATCGCAACGTGATCGCGGCGGCATATGAGAACCTTGCGGGCACCAACATGATCCACCGCGCGGTGCTGGGCCTGTTGGAGCACGACACCTTCGAAGGCTTCGTCAATTCCCTGCGCGGCCCCGTCGCCGACACGCTGCGCGTCGATGGCATCAAGCTGGTGCTGGAAACCGCCGGAGACCGCTCGACCGCTCACTTGGGCACACTGAAAGAGGTGCTGGGACTAGCGGAAGCCGGCTATGTCAGCCTGTTCGCCGGTCTGGCCAAGGGTGGGCAGCCGCGCAAAGTGACCCTGCGGCAGATCGCCTGCGGCAACCCAGACATCTACGGCGATGTCACCGCCTGCGCGATCCGGTCCGAAGCGTGCCTGACGCTGGATCTTGGCGAAGGCCGCCTGCCCGGCATGTTGATCCTTGGCGCAGAAGACCCCCACCAGTTCGGCCCCGGTCAGGGCACCGACCTGCTGGCGTTCTTCGCCGCAGTGCTGGAACGCACGCTGCGCCGCTTCCTCGCGTGA
- a CDS encoding endonuclease/exonuclease/phosphatase family protein produces the protein MIRVVSYNIRKAVGLDWRRDPMRVARVIAALGADVVALQEADKRLGARPTALPTDALEATGLHIAETGDDGPGIGWHGNAILVRDGIRVRDIERVHLPGFEPRGALIAELITPDGPMTLCATHLGLMRVSRGQQLRVIIDRIGAERMDRAVVAGDMNEWSARTGFEVLEHQMTLLRPGNSFHASRPIACLDRIAHGAAWSAAASGVHADAPANRASDHLPIWADLRPA, from the coding sequence ATGATCCGCGTCGTGTCCTACAACATCCGCAAGGCGGTGGGTTTGGACTGGCGGCGCGATCCGATGCGCGTGGCGCGCGTGATCGCGGCGCTGGGTGCGGATGTGGTCGCCTTGCAAGAGGCCGACAAGCGGCTTGGCGCCCGGCCCACGGCCCTGCCCACGGACGCGTTGGAGGCGACGGGACTTCACATCGCCGAGACCGGCGACGACGGACCCGGCATCGGCTGGCATGGCAACGCCATCCTCGTGCGCGACGGGATAAGGGTGCGTGACATTGAGCGCGTCCACCTGCCAGGGTTCGAGCCGCGCGGTGCGCTGATCGCCGAGTTGATCACGCCCGACGGGCCGATGACGCTGTGCGCCACGCATCTGGGCCTGATGCGCGTCAGTCGTGGGCAGCAGTTGCGGGTGATCATCGATCGAATAGGGGCGGAGCGCATGGACCGTGCCGTGGTCGCCGGGGACATGAACGAATGGTCCGCACGCACCGGCTTCGAGGTCCTTGAACACCAGATGACCCTTCTGCGCCCCGGCAACAGCTTTCACGCATCGCGCCCGATTGCCTGTCTGGACCGGATCGCCCACGGTGCGGCTTGGTCGGCGGCTGCATCCGGCGTCCACGCGGACGCGCCCGCCAACCGGGCGTCGGATCATCTGCCGATCTGGGCCGACCTGCGGCCCGCCTAG
- a CDS encoding DUF3306 domain-containing protein, with amino-acid sequence MPERSDFWSRRRARVAQEDEAAEKAREKDAIAQEQAAFEAQEDETILQALGLPDPETLTPKDAAAFMARAVPARLRRRAMRALFKAHPSLSMPDGLQDYDDDYTVAPPDLRPMIAKWEPVIRNVSRRAEAMLQDEALEPEVPVVEKPVSESEPEVEEPEDMPRPRRMVFHTESDDA; translated from the coding sequence ATGCCCGAGCGTTCCGATTTCTGGTCCCGTCGCCGTGCCCGTGTGGCGCAAGAAGATGAAGCCGCCGAAAAGGCGCGTGAGAAGGATGCTATTGCTCAGGAGCAAGCCGCGTTCGAAGCGCAGGAGGATGAGACGATCCTGCAAGCGCTGGGCCTGCCCGATCCGGAAACGCTGACCCCGAAGGATGCCGCCGCCTTCATGGCGCGCGCGGTGCCCGCAAGGCTGCGCCGCCGTGCGATGCGGGCGCTGTTCAAGGCCCACCCGTCGCTGTCGATGCCCGACGGGTTGCAGGACTATGACGACGACTACACCGTCGCCCCGCCGGACCTGCGGCCCATGATCGCGAAGTGGGAGCCGGTGATCCGCAACGTGTCGCGGCGGGCAGAGGCAATGTTGCAGGACGAAGCGCTGGAACCAGAGGTGCCCGTGGTCGAGAAACCTGTGTCTGAATCTGAGCCAGAGGTGGAAGAGCCGGAAGATATGCCCCGCCCCCGCCGCATGGTGTTCCATACCGAAAGCGATGACGCATGA
- a CDS encoding molecular chaperone, translating into MTDLADEDRARAELYGLLSTLLAAPPSTQTLDACAGITGDPATPIGAGLTALAAAAVRTDAKAAEREFNALFIGLGRGELLPYASHYLTGNLNDRPLAALRKDMNRLRISRAKDVFEPEDNIASVLEMMRGQIVGAYGVPATLEGQAAFFDAHLAPWGQRFFADLEKADAAAFYVPVGTLGLAFLEIETRAFAMG; encoded by the coding sequence ATGACCGATCTGGCAGACGAAGACCGCGCACGGGCAGAGCTTTATGGACTGCTCTCGACCCTGCTGGCCGCGCCGCCAAGCACGCAGACGTTGGACGCCTGCGCCGGGATCACTGGAGATCCGGCCACGCCCATTGGGGCGGGGCTGACGGCACTGGCTGCCGCGGCGGTGCGGACGGACGCCAAGGCGGCTGAGCGTGAGTTCAACGCTCTGTTCATCGGATTGGGACGAGGCGAGTTGCTGCCCTACGCCAGCCACTACCTGACCGGCAACCTGAACGACCGGCCCCTTGCGGCTCTGCGTAAGGATATGAACCGTTTGCGTATCAGCCGCGCCAAGGATGTGTTCGAGCCAGAGGATAACATCGCATCGGTGCTGGAAATGATGCGCGGGCAGATCGTCGGTGCCTATGGCGTGCCTGCGACGCTAGAGGGTCAGGCGGCGTTCTTCGATGCGCATCTGGCCCCGTGGGGGCAGCGTTTCTTCGCCGACTTGGAAAAGGCTGATGCGGCGGCGTTCTACGTGCCCGTCGGCACGCTGGGTCTGGCGTTTCTGGAAATCGAGACTCGCGCCTTCGCGATGGGCTAG
- a CDS encoding c-type cytochrome, whose protein sequence is MFDTMTLTKIVGSFCGALLIFLLGSWAAEEIYHVGGHGDGHDGEITQAYSIPVEDDGAEAEAEPEVPFEEVFASADAGAGERVFGKCRACHQINGTDAVGPHLNGVVGREVASVGGFNYSGALGEQAEAWDPEVLNAFLIDPQGWAPGTTMSFNGLPNIEDRANLIAYLDSLEG, encoded by the coding sequence ATGTTCGACACCATGACCCTGACCAAGATCGTCGGCAGTTTCTGCGGCGCGCTTCTGATCTTCCTTCTGGGAAGCTGGGCGGCGGAAGAGATCTACCACGTCGGCGGTCACGGCGATGGCCACGACGGTGAGATCACGCAAGCTTACTCGATCCCGGTCGAGGATGATGGTGCCGAAGCGGAAGCCGAGCCGGAAGTGCCGTTCGAGGAAGTATTCGCGTCTGCCGATGCCGGCGCGGGCGAACGTGTGTTCGGCAAATGCCGCGCCTGTCACCAGATCAACGGAACCGATGCCGTCGGTCCGCACCTGAACGGCGTTGTGGGTCGTGAAGTCGCCTCTGTCGGTGGGTTCAACTACTCCGGCGCACTGGGCGAGCAAGCCGAAGCATGGGACCCTGAAGTTCTGAACGCATTCCTGATCGACCCGCAGGGTTGGGCACCGGGCACCACCATGAGCTTCAACGGTCTTCCCAATATCGAAGACCGCGCCAACTTGATCGCCTATCTGGACTCATTGGAAGGCTAA
- a CDS encoding DUF6505 family protein has translation MRLARAVHLDESDTLVFERPARTGEWCIPGGFEFADWTEAQLEGKRKQAFSNGWLGVETFGRVSLVVISRISESELARLVDGLAHHFVTDYGAPDAEAARPVALEQIEDMVDLCADHEENTLLAVSREMTPAGVREAFRSIPAPEADLSQFAVHGDTDG, from the coding sequence ATGCGACTGGCGCGCGCGGTGCATCTGGACGAGAGCGACACCTTGGTCTTCGAGCGCCCCGCGCGCACCGGCGAATGGTGCATCCCCGGCGGGTTCGAGTTCGCCGACTGGACCGAGGCGCAGCTGGAAGGCAAGCGCAAGCAGGCGTTTTCCAATGGATGGCTGGGCGTGGAAACCTTCGGGCGCGTGTCGCTGGTGGTGATCTCACGCATATCGGAAAGCGAGCTTGCGCGGCTGGTCGATGGCCTCGCGCATCATTTCGTCACCGACTACGGCGCGCCAGACGCCGAGGCCGCGCGGCCCGTCGCGCTGGAGCAGATCGAAGACATGGTGGACCTGTGTGCCGACCACGAAGAGAACACCCTTCTCGCCGTCAGCCGTGAGATGACGCCAGCAGGCGTGCGCGAAGCCTTCCGCTCGATCCCAGCGCCGGAAGCAGACCTGAGCCAGTTCGCCGTCCATGGCGACACCGACGGCTAA
- the secE gene encoding preprotein translocase subunit SecE: MAAKTNPFQFIQQTRAEIAKVVWPSRREVVLTTVMVFIMASLFAVFFFFVDFLIRMGLEFVLGLVG, encoded by the coding sequence ATGGCCGCCAAGACCAACCCATTCCAGTTCATCCAGCAGACCCGCGCGGAAATCGCGAAGGTGGTCTGGCCGTCGCGCCGTGAAGTGGTGCTGACGACGGTTATGGTCTTCATCATGGCGTCGCTGTTCGCCGTGTTCTTCTTCTTCGTGGACTTCCTCATCCGCATGGGTCTTGAGTTCGTCCTCGGCCTCGTTGGCTAG
- the cls gene encoding cardiolipin synthase, with protein sequence MPEWIGMDLLQGFFEIEELILRAILTIPAIALAFFAIKTSRTPQGAVGWIVFMIAYPFLGVPAYLLFGFANYAKFAERRRASDRRVGEQDADQPAPATPDDRLAVFSRLSNNPVTDGNAMHLLIDGTQTFDALFAAIERAEHYVLVQFYTIQDDEIGGRLRDVLVAKAQQGVPCYVLHDELPFIGLPRRYWRALDDAGVHNARPKGPKRALGPFQWNYRNHRKLIIVDGTHAYTGGLNCSKTYIGKSKIGAWRDTFAAFQGPVVDQLENSFAADWLWATGNDMRDLLRPAPTDAGGMRAVALPMGPTDRLNTGNLYFVALAQRARKRLWIATPYFVPDSDVLAALQLAALRGVDLKIIVPNVIDHYLPYWAAYSYFDAIREAGGEVWRYAPAFTHQKIALVDDDLFSVGSVNLDIRSGLLNFELTVMGEDRATAAQVEEMLKTDLQNSQIMTTALDDQPLYWRVLARFSRLLAPQL encoded by the coding sequence ATGCCCGAGTGGATCGGTATGGACTTGCTACAGGGCTTTTTCGAGATCGAAGAGCTTATCCTGCGCGCCATCCTCACGATCCCGGCGATCGCACTGGCGTTCTTCGCGATCAAGACCTCTCGGACGCCGCAGGGTGCCGTGGGCTGGATCGTCTTCATGATTGCCTACCCGTTCCTTGGCGTCCCGGCCTATCTGCTGTTCGGCTTCGCCAACTACGCGAAATTCGCCGAACGCCGCCGCGCGTCCGACCGCCGCGTCGGAGAGCAGGACGCGGATCAGCCCGCCCCCGCAACGCCCGACGACAGGCTGGCTGTTTTCTCGCGCTTATCGAACAACCCGGTGACGGACGGCAACGCCATGCACCTGCTGATCGACGGCACACAAACCTTCGACGCGCTGTTCGCCGCGATCGAACGGGCAGAGCATTACGTCTTGGTGCAGTTCTACACGATCCAGGACGACGAGATCGGCGGTCGCCTACGCGATGTTCTGGTGGCGAAAGCGCAGCAAGGCGTGCCGTGCTACGTTCTGCACGACGAACTGCCGTTTATCGGCCTGCCCCGCCGCTACTGGCGCGCACTGGATGACGCCGGTGTCCACAACGCCCGCCCCAAAGGGCCGAAGCGCGCGCTGGGACCGTTCCAGTGGAACTACCGCAACCACCGCAAGCTGATCATCGTGGACGGCACACATGCCTACACGGGCGGGCTGAATTGCTCGAAAACCTATATCGGCAAGTCGAAGATCGGCGCCTGGCGCGATACCTTCGCCGCGTTTCAGGGCCCCGTGGTGGATCAGCTGGAGAACAGCTTTGCCGCCGATTGGCTGTGGGCGACGGGCAACGACATGCGCGATCTCCTGCGCCCGGCCCCCACCGACGCGGGCGGGATGCGCGCGGTCGCTTTGCCGATGGGGCCGACGGACCGGCTGAACACCGGCAACCTGTATTTCGTGGCCCTCGCCCAGCGCGCCCGGAAGCGACTGTGGATCGCGACGCCCTATTTCGTGCCTGACAGCGATGTTCTGGCAGCGCTGCAACTGGCGGCCCTTCGAGGTGTCGATCTGAAGATCATCGTGCCCAACGTGATCGACCACTATCTGCCCTACTGGGCCGCATATTCCTATTTCGACGCGATCCGCGAAGCGGGCGGAGAGGTCTGGCGCTACGCTCCCGCGTTCACGCACCAAAAGATCGCATTGGTGGACGACGACCTTTTCTCGGTCGGATCGGTGAACCTGGATATCCGGTCGGGGTTGTTGAACTTTGAGTTGACCGTGATGGGGGAAGACCGCGCGACCGCCGCGCAGGTGGAAGAAATGCTGAAGACCGATCTGCAGAACAGCCAGATAATGACGACTGCGTTGGACGATCAGCCGCTCTATTGGCGCGTGCTCGCCCGATTTTCCCGGCTTTTGGCCCCGCAGCTATGA